The following coding sequences are from one Gossypium raimondii isolate GPD5lz chromosome 4, ASM2569854v1, whole genome shotgun sequence window:
- the LOC105781005 gene encoding probable protein kinase At2g41970, whose product MFCCGGSDNEPKGPPANQYTAPSKGGDQSGGTGGTGRGEPNARNGVKPGGASQKVLPIEIPSVPLDELNKMTDNFGKKALIGEGSYGRVFYGTFNGQPAAIKKLDTGSSPEPDSEFGAQLSVVSRLKHENFVELLGYCMEENNKILIYEHATMGSLHDVLHGRKGVQGAEPGPVLSWNQRVRIAVGAAKGLEYLHEKVQPSIVHRDVRSSNVLLFDDFVTKIADFNLTNQSSDSSARLHSTRVLGTFGYHAPEYAMTGQITQKSDVYSFGVVLLELLTGRKPVDHTMPKGQQSLVTWATPRLSEDKVKQFVDPKLNNDYPPKAIAKLAAVAALCVQYEAGFRPNMTIVVKALQPLLNAKPEAKPAGTDPQP is encoded by the exons ATGTTCTGCTGCGGGGGTTCGGATAATGAACCTAAAGGCCCACCTGCAAACCAATATACTGCCCCATCTAAAGGAGGAGATCAAAGTGGTGGTACTG GCGGTACTGGAAGAGGAGAGCCAAATGCTCGGAATGGAGTTAAACCTGGTGGGGCTTCCCAGAAAGTTCTGCCCATTGAAATCCCATCTGTTCCTTTAGACGAACTAAATAAGATGACAGATAACTTTGGTAAAAAGGCTTTGATTGGAGAAGGATCTTATGGTCGTGTTTTTTACGGAACATTTAATGGCCAGCCTGCTGCAATAAAGAAACTGGACACTGGGTCTTCACCTGAGCCAGATTCTGAGTTTGGAGCACAG TTATCCGTAGTTTCAAGGCTTAAACATGAAAACTTTGTGGAGTTGCTGGGGTATTGTATggaggaaaataataaaatcttaatatATGAACACGCTACAATGGGTTCTTTGCATGATGTATTACATG GGAGGAAAGGAGTACAAGGAGCTGAACCAGGTCCGGTTCTGAGCTGGAACCAAAGAGTAAGGATTGCAGTAGGTGCAGCGAAAGGTCTAGAATATTTGCATGAGAAAGTTCAGCCTTCGATAGTTCACCGTGATGTTAGATCAAGCAACGTCCTTctgtttgatgattttgtgaCTAAAATTGCGGATTTCAACTTGACCAATCAATCATCTGATTCCTCAGCTCGACTGCATTCCACTCGTGTCTTGGGTACATTTGGGTACCATGCCCCTGA GTATGCAATGACGGGACAGATCACGCAGAAGAGTGATGTATACAGTTTCGGAGTTGTTCTTCTTGAACTGTTGACGGGAAGAAAACCGGTGGATCATACAATGCCCAAAGGCCAACAGAGTCTTGTTACTTGG GCAACCCCAAGGTTGAGTGAAGACAAGGTTAAGCAATTTGTGGATCCCAAGCTCAACAATGATTACCCACCAAAGGCAATCGCCAAG CTAGCAGCCGTTGCGGCACTTTGTGTCCAGTACGAGGCAGGTTTTCGACCAAACATGACAATTGTTGTCAAAGCTCTTCAACCACTTCTTAATGCAAAACCAGAAGCAAAACCAGCAGGAACAGACCCTCAACCATAG